The genomic segment TGTAGAGACTTTTGTGAATGTTCCATTTGCATTATTTGAGTTGTTCCAAACCCACTTTTGAACCAAACTTCTAAGGCATTCAACCAAGATACCAATGGGGAGATTTCTTGCAGCTTTTAGTGCAGCGTTGAGTGATTCTGCGATGTTGGATGTCATCATGGTGTATCTTTTTTTTGGCGAGTATGATCTTGCCCAAGTTTCATACTTGGCTTTTTCTAAATAGGGCCTAATGCGTCTATCAATTCTATCAAGGcttttcatgtagttttcacattCTGTCTTTGTGTATGCTTTTCCTGCTGCAATGAATTTCATTTGTAGTTCTTCTCCATGGCTCCCATACTTGCCTTTCAAATTATTGAGTAAGTGAAACATGCAAGCTCCATGGAAAGCATTTGGGTACACCATATATACTGCATTGTCTatgctcttatgtatgtcagaaaCTATAGCCAATCCTGTGGAgtacaaaaaatttaaaataaaaaaacaaaaattaagtatttttcattttttttttaaattttggtgaaggtaaccagttactttggTCAGATTCTAAAAGAAATAGCAtgtatttgtgtattttgttttggtAAAATGTTcctatttgtttgtaaacaagaATATATCGTTGAAGCTATCATACCTTCAGGTTCTCCATAGGTTTCTCGCAGTTTGGAGAAGAACCATAGCCATGAGTTATCATTTTCAGAGTCTGCTATTCCAAAAGCCAACACGAAAATGTTGTTGTTTGAATCTAATGTTGATGCTGAAAATAGGGTACCACCATGTGCATTTTTCAAaaaagttccatcaacaacaattataggcctcaagtatctccaacccttgattgagttagagaaagCTATGTATAGGTATTTGAATCTATCTTCCTTGTCTGTGAGTAGGTGTGTTATTGTTCCTGGATTTGCTTGCTTCAACATGTAAAGATATATTGGCAACTTCTGATATGAATCATCGGGGTTCCCTCTTACTAGACGCAAAGCTTTCTCTCTTGATCTTCATGCTTTTGTGTATCCCATAGTTACTCCAAAGTCATCATTCATATCATTCATGATGTCATTTGGAGTGTAATTTCTTTTGATTGacttgtacttattctttattaatTCCCCAACTACGATGCTTTTTGCTTGCCTATGGTCTTCCAAAACAATTTCAACAGAGCAAGTGTGATTTGGATTGCATTTCCGTACCTTGAATAAATCTTGATTTCTGTACTTAGATGCTCTCACCATCCAGTTGCATTTTTCATATGCGCAAGTAACTAGGTACTCTCTAGGTTctgatctttttgttttgaactggAAGTTATGCAGCATTGCATAGTAGCTGAGGGCTGATTTGACTATGTTCTTATCCTTGTAAATTTGTCCTTGCTCTATTGTGTTCACTCTGTAATCAGATATTACTAGTTGGATTTCAtccaacttcttttttctttttgtattgtCCTCAATTATGAAATCAGCTACTTCTTCAGCAAAATGGGGTATGTAtgacacatttatgcccttattTGTTGTGCTTGACATTCCTTCTTCAAGTAACATTTGTTCATTGATGGAAGCTTGATTTGCTTGCATTAATAATGTCCCCACCTCCATTTCTTCTGCTGTAGCTTTCTGATTTGCTAGTAGAAGAAGGTCATTTTCATTGCTTGATTCTTGAACTATAGTGACACACAATGGTAAGTCTGTTATTTTAGCAgcaacttttttctttatttccaggAAGAACAACACTGAATTGTCTGTTACAACCTTCATTGGTGGTGTTCCTTTTTCTACTTGATAAGAAACTTCAATAGTTGCTGTTTTTTCCTttatctccttttttttttatcaaattcaccaagttGTCAAGAGAACAATTTGGTGGTATTAATATCCCAGTCATTGTGTATCCTTGGTACTCGTTGTTTTCATTCCAATTTCCTCCATATTGAATCAAAGAAGTAATATTGTCCATATCTGTAAAAATTGGCAATTTTTTAAGCAGTTAGTTGGTTCTAAATGGGCTAGGTAACTGGTTAACTTAATATTTAATCATATATTTTCCTGAAACATTTAGCTTTTGTAGGGTAACTGGTCacacttagttttatatattttatgtttttcaaattagttatatatattgattGTTGTTGCAGGGTAACTTGTTACACTTagtttttaacatttttttttttggcagggtaactagttaccttaatAATGAATCATGTATTGCTTATTTTTACCCTTAGTTTTATATAGTTGTAATTTcctcttagttttatttattgtcTGTttttcagggtaactggttaccctattgTTACTGATTTTTTTTGTAGTAAATCTTCCCAACtacatcaaataattttttttttattgtaaagaTAAATTAGAGTGTCAAATTTTCAGAGTTCTtgttttttgtctatttttttggGTTAATGAATGTAGAAAAACCAGTGGGAAGGTAACTGATTCCCTTAATCTGTAGTTGCATACCGTACTGAAACATTTTAGTTGAATTTATTGCATGTTATTCCAAGTAAATGGTTGTCCTAATGTTTCTGAGTGTTTTGGCTGTTAAAATTCACACTAATATCAAATTATTCTTTTTATTGTAAAGACAGATTAAGATGTAAAAATTTCAGAGTTAttgtttcttgttttttttctgGTTAATCAATGTATACAAACCAGTGAGCTtcgatattttttttctattttttagtttataaattgTTTCTGTTTTCCAGCAAGCACATTTGATCATGATCATTTTTATTATAATCAAGATAATAGTTGCAAATAATATAGTAGATTGAACAtagtttgcaaaaaaaaaaatgacagcAGAACAGAGTTGACAGAGGAAACGGTTTCTTGCAAACCATGTTTTCTTGATCGTGTTGTAGATATGCAGGTCGCCGGAATCTTCAAAGATTGCAGCTGGTATGATTGGAAGAATGTTGGAATTTTTTTGATTTCTGCAGAAAGGGACCATTTGTTTAGTGATCAGatttttcttgcattttttttGCAGAAGATGAGGTCAAACCTTTGCTAGAGTTGATCGGTTGTTGTGGTGATCGCCGGAGATACGAGTCGTTGCCGGAGAAGGAAGCTATCACCGGAGAATTGCGTGCCGGAGATGGAAGGAATAGTATCGTGGTTTTTTTATCATGTTTCAGGCATGAGCAAATGAGCAGAGAAGGATTGGATTGGTAATTACATGTGTATCCCTGATTTGTGCTGATGTGTTTGTGTTTAAATTTCAATTATGGCATGTACTTATTTTTCCCATATTCTAAGTTTTCCTTGTATAAAATCTTCCATACATATTATAAAAAGATTgattcccatatttttgcacaattatagctaaaaagccatatttatgaaaatttcccttaaTTTATACTGTTTGTTCGTTTAACCGGCCATAAAGTGAAGTCTATGATGAGAAATGGGCCAGAATCTGGAAGCCCGTATTGAAATGAAGcccaataaatttatgaaaattataaaagtCACCCAGGATTATTGGTAATTAAAGGGAGGGTAGGAAATAGAATGAATCTTCTGCATCGGCCACTTCGACCATTTCTGCCTTGTCCAAGAGAGAAGACAAAGAAGTCGAAGCTCTGGTCTGGAACTTTCTGGAGCTCATCGTATCCCAAACATGGCTTTTCCTCATCATAACTTCCAAGAACActaccaacaacaacaacaacaacaacaacaatccaaATATTTCAGGTGATTAACTTTGTTGTCCTAATAATCTGGCTTTTGTTTTTCAAAATTGTCTTTGAAAAAgttctcttattttttttcttcagaaatttGTACACAATCGACGGTCAGATATCGCCACCGGTCACCTATTATAATCCCACGAAAGTACAAGATCAGTCCCAGCATCCTCCCTATGTTCCAGCCTGTAATATCTCTTACtcctatattttttttctagGGTTTTATCGTTTTAATGTTATCTGTTTGGTTTCCTTGAAAATGTAGAAAAACGTAAGAAAATATGTACTTTTGTATGGGCATTTGTGTACCTATTGCTCCCCCGAAAGAAAAATGAACGTAATTAGGTTGTGTAAGATTTTATCTTTTTTTGATGCTGAATTGTCACATTCGTGTGAGTTATACCACGAAAATTTCAAATTTGGTTCATTCAATCTTTATCTGCTTCTTGACTATGTTTAATTAGACTTAACCCAAATCTTTGCTTGGCTTTCTGTGCTGTTTTCTAGTTCATGTAGTCGGGTTTGCACCAGGTCCAGTTGCTGCAGCAGACTGCAGCGAAGGTGGAGCTGATTTGCAGTGGAAGTACGGTTTAGAATCTAAGAGAAAAAGATTAAAGGAGCAAGATTTCTTGGAGAACAACTCGCAGATATCGTCCGTTGATTTCTTGCAGCCGCGGTCGGTTTCAACAGGATTGGGCCTGTCGCTTGACAATACACGTATGGCTTCTACTGGAGACTCGGCATTGTTATCCCTTATCGGGGATGACATTGACCGCGAATTACAACATCAGGACACGGAGATTGATAGATTCCTCAAAATTCAGGTCTATAACGTACATgtatatatgtaataattatgtggtatttcatatttatttatgttttacaTTCTAAACCTGGTTCGTATGAGTTTCAATGTCTCGTTGAATTGGTTCTTCTCTTTAAAGGGCATGTAATGATTTGAAAAGAGGAACATAAAAGTTTAAACTTATCATATCGCAGTACTTGTTTATTCGAAGACGAGGCATTTGTATATTTGCTAAATGCTAGTCCATGTTACCGTTCTAGCTATTtgtctatttatttttattaaaaatggtTATCTATTTGCTACTTCAGTCCTTTTTTTTTCACCTTTACAGGCTGATAGGTTGCGACAAACTATTCTAGAGAAGGTGCAATCCACCCAACTTCGGACCATCTCAGTTGTGGAGGACAAGGTCCTGGAGAAACTCCGTGAGAAACAAGCAGAGGTGGAGAGCATAAACAAGAAGAATGTAGAGCTTGAAGATCAAATGGAACAGTTGAGTATCGAGGCAAGAGCTTGGCAACAGCGATCCCGGTACAACGAAAACATTATCACAGCTCTCAGGTTTAATCTCCAGCAAGTGTTTTCTCAAAGCAGAGACAGTAAAGAAGGGTGTGGTGACAGTGAGGTAGATGATACAGCTTCTTGCTGCAATGGCAGCTCCCTTGATTTTCACTTGCTTTGCAAGGAGAACAACAACATGAAAAAGATGAGGTGTAAGGCTTGCCGAGTGAATGAAGTTTGCATGCTTCTGTTACCTTGTAAGCATCTCTGTCTTTGTAAAGATTGTGAAAGTAAGCATAGCTATTGTCCTCTGTGTCAGTGTTCCAAGTTTATTGGAATGGAGGTGTATGTGATGTGATGTGATGTGATGTGATGTGATGTGATGTCATGTCATGTAATGTCATGTGATAATTATGAAAATTCTCTTGTTAAAGGCTTTGCGTTGGTCACTTTTGATTTCAGCTTTATGTTCACGTATAATATTTCGTTGTGGCGGGTGTCCTTTCAAGATTTTCTTGATTATCTTAGATGTTAAAGCATAGCACACTATTTTTATGATACGAGACCTTACCTTGTTATCTTTTGCTATGAGAACCATGAAACTCATAGTGCTCATGCTCTCTTAAAGTCTTGAGTAAATGCATGGAAGATGGAACATAAGAAATGTTTTGTGAATTCTTTGAAGATTGAGATTTTTTATGA from the Humulus lupulus chromosome X, drHumLupu1.1, whole genome shotgun sequence genome contains:
- the LOC133803326 gene encoding probable BOI-related E3 ubiquitin-protein ligase 3; the protein is MAFPHHNFQEHYQQQQQQQQQSKYFRNLYTIDGQISPPVTYYNPTKVQDQSQHPPYVPAFHVVGFAPGPVAAADCSEGGADLQWKYGLESKRKRLKEQDFLENNSQISSVDFLQPRSVSTGLGLSLDNTRMASTGDSALLSLIGDDIDRELQHQDTEIDRFLKIQADRLRQTILEKVQSTQLRTISVVEDKVLEKLREKQAEVESINKKNVELEDQMEQLSIEARAWQQRSRYNENIITALRFNLQQVFSQSRDSKEGCGDSEVDDTASCCNGSSLDFHLLCKENNNMKKMRCKACRVNEVCMLLLPCKHLCLCKDCESKHSYCPLCQCSKFIGMEVYVM